A DNA window from Pseudomonas resinovorans NBRC 106553 contains the following coding sequences:
- a CDS encoding helicase HerA-like domain-containing protein, giving the protein MPEQLSLILGADPEGNAVSQAMKLANRHGLIAGATGTGKTVTLQRLAEVFSDAGVAVFAADIKGDLCGLGAIGNPQGKVAERIASMPWLGHRPQAYPVTLWDVAGQSGHPLRTTLSEMGPLLLGNLLELTDSQQAALYAAFQVADREGLLLLDLKDLKALLNHLKDHPELLGEDRALFAGASAQALLRRLATLEQQGAEALFGEPALQLEDILQPDRDGRGRIHLLDASRLVHEAPKVYATFLLWLLAELFEQLPERGDADKPVLALFFDEAHLLFSGTPKALQERLEQVVRLIRSKGVGVYFVTQSPSDLPDDVLAQLGLRIQHGLRAFTAKEQKSLRAVADGFRPNPAIDTLAVLTELGIGEALVGTLEEKGTPAMVQRVAIAPPQSRIGPLTEAERTALVRGSPQAGHYDKAIDRESAYEMLTARKAEAPAEADAPAKAGGKAPAEQPGVGDLAGELLGSFASQAMKTAVRQAANQLGRQLVRGLMGSLLGGSKRR; this is encoded by the coding sequence ATGCCCGAACAACTTTCCCTGATTCTTGGTGCCGATCCAGAGGGCAATGCCGTTTCCCAGGCCATGAAGCTGGCCAACCGCCATGGCCTGATCGCCGGCGCCACCGGCACCGGCAAGACGGTGACTTTGCAGCGCCTGGCCGAGGTGTTCAGCGATGCAGGTGTGGCGGTCTTCGCTGCCGATATCAAGGGCGATCTCTGTGGCCTGGGCGCCATCGGCAACCCCCAGGGCAAGGTGGCCGAACGCATCGCCTCGATGCCCTGGCTGGGGCATCGGCCGCAGGCGTATCCGGTGACCCTCTGGGACGTGGCCGGGCAGTCCGGCCATCCGCTGCGCACGACCCTCAGCGAAATGGGCCCCCTGTTGCTGGGCAATCTCCTGGAACTGACCGACAGCCAGCAGGCCGCGCTCTACGCCGCCTTCCAGGTGGCCGACCGCGAAGGCCTGCTGTTGCTCGATCTGAAGGACCTCAAGGCACTGCTCAACCACTTGAAGGACCACCCCGAATTGCTGGGGGAGGATCGCGCCTTGTTCGCCGGTGCTTCCGCCCAGGCACTGCTACGTCGCCTGGCGACCCTGGAGCAGCAGGGCGCCGAAGCGCTGTTCGGCGAACCGGCCCTGCAACTGGAAGACATACTCCAGCCCGATCGCGACGGTCGCGGACGCATCCATCTGCTGGACGCCAGCCGCCTGGTCCACGAAGCGCCCAAGGTTTACGCCACCTTCCTGCTCTGGTTGCTGGCCGAGTTGTTCGAGCAGTTGCCCGAGCGCGGCGATGCCGACAAACCGGTGCTGGCGCTGTTCTTCGACGAGGCCCACCTGCTGTTCAGCGGCACCCCGAAAGCCCTGCAGGAACGCCTGGAGCAGGTGGTGCGGCTGATCCGCTCCAAGGGCGTCGGTGTCTACTTCGTCACCCAGTCCCCCAGCGACCTGCCGGACGACGTTCTGGCCCAGCTGGGCCTGCGCATCCAGCACGGCCTGCGCGCGTTCACCGCCAAGGAGCAGAAATCCCTGCGCGCGGTGGCTGACGGATTCCGTCCGAACCCGGCGATCGACACCCTGGCGGTGCTCACCGAGCTGGGCATTGGCGAAGCCCTGGTGGGCACCCTGGAAGAGAAGGGCACCCCGGCCATGGTCCAGCGCGTGGCGATCGCGCCGCCGCAGTCGCGTATCGGTCCGCTGACCGAGGCCGAGCGTACGGCCCTGGTGCGTGGTTCGCCCCAGGCCGGGCACTACGACAAGGCCATCGACCGCGAGTCCGCCTATGAAATGCTCACGGCCCGCAAGGCCGAGGCCCCCGCCGAAGCGGACGCTCCCGCCAAGGCCGGCGGCAAGGCGCCGGCCGAACAGCCCGGTGTGGGCGATCTGGCCGGCGAGCTGCTGGGCTCCTTCGCCAGCCAGGCGATGAAGACGGCGGTGCGCCAGGCCGCCAACCAGCTGGGTCGCCAGTTGGTGCGCGGGCTGATGGGCTCCTTGCTGGGAGGCAGCAAGCGGCGTTGA
- a CDS encoding inorganic phosphate transporter, which yields MFDLFSGLDAWLVLSLCLALAFVLTFEFINGFHDTANAVATVIYTKAMSPYRAVILSGIFNFLGVLLGGVGVAYAIVHLLPVELLINVNTGHGLAMVFSLLTAAIAWNLGTWYFGIPASSSHTLIGSILGVGLANALITGLPLGEGVNWGKAIDIGLSLIFSPAAGFLVAALLLLGLKWMYPLSKMHKTPETRKELDEKKHPPFWNRLVLVISAMAVSFVHGSNDGQKGIGLIMLVLIGIVPAKFVLDLNSTTYQIERTRDAATHLSQFYQRHTDTLGEMLALGKSNGSEMPKLYRCDPKQTEPTIAALLKTLEGVSDYKNLDEESRVEARRYLLCLDDTAKKVGKLSELPAREKADLEKLRKDLTATTEYAPFWVILAVALALGIGTMVGWKRVVRTVGEKIGKHGMTYAQGMSAQITAACAIGMANIYSLPVSTTHVLSSGVAGTMVANKSGLQGGTVRNILMAWVLTLPITILLSAALFWLAITFIV from the coding sequence ATGTTCGATCTCTTCAGTGGGCTTGATGCCTGGCTGGTGCTGAGCCTCTGTCTCGCCCTGGCATTCGTCCTGACCTTCGAATTCATCAACGGTTTCCATGACACCGCGAACGCGGTGGCCACTGTCATCTACACCAAGGCCATGTCGCCCTACCGGGCGGTGATCCTTTCGGGGATCTTCAACTTCCTTGGCGTGCTGCTCGGCGGTGTCGGCGTGGCCTATGCCATCGTTCACCTGCTGCCTGTGGAACTGCTGATCAACGTCAACACCGGCCACGGTCTGGCCATGGTGTTCAGCCTGCTCACCGCCGCCATCGCGTGGAACCTGGGCACCTGGTACTTCGGTATCCCGGCTTCCAGCTCCCACACCCTGATCGGTTCGATCCTCGGTGTCGGCCTGGCCAATGCCCTGATCACCGGCCTGCCACTAGGCGAGGGCGTGAACTGGGGCAAGGCGATCGACATCGGCCTGTCGCTGATCTTCTCCCCGGCCGCCGGCTTCCTGGTGGCGGCGCTGCTGCTGCTCGGCCTGAAGTGGATGTATCCGCTGTCGAAGATGCACAAGACCCCGGAAACCCGTAAGGAGCTGGACGAGAAGAAGCATCCGCCCTTCTGGAACCGCCTGGTGCTGGTGATCTCGGCCATGGCCGTGAGCTTCGTGCACGGCTCCAACGACGGCCAGAAAGGCATCGGTCTGATCATGCTGGTGCTGATCGGCATCGTCCCGGCCAAGTTCGTCCTGGACCTCAATAGCACCACCTACCAGATCGAGCGCACCCGCGACGCCGCGACCCACCTGAGCCAGTTCTACCAGCGCCACACCGACACCCTCGGCGAGATGCTGGCCCTCGGCAAGAGCAACGGCAGCGAGATGCCCAAGCTCTATCGCTGCGATCCGAAGCAGACCGAGCCGACCATCGCCGCCCTGCTGAAGACCCTCGAAGGCGTCTCCGACTACAAGAACCTGGACGAAGAAAGCCGCGTCGAGGCCCGTCGCTACCTGCTCTGCCTGGACGACACCGCGAAGAAGGTGGGCAAGCTTTCCGAGCTGCCGGCCCGCGAGAAGGCCGACCTCGAGAAGCTGCGCAAGGACCTGACCGCCACCACTGAATACGCGCCCTTCTGGGTGATCCTGGCCGTGGCCCTGGCTCTGGGCATCGGCACCATGGTGGGCTGGAAGCGCGTGGTGCGCACCGTCGGCGAGAAGATCGGCAAGCACGGCATGACCTATGCCCAGGGCATGAGTGCGCAGATCACCGCCGCCTGCGCCATCGGCATGGCCAACATCTACAGCCTGCCGGTCTCCACGACCCACGTCCTGTCCTCCGGCGTCGCCGGCACCATGGTCGCCAACAAGAGCGGCCTGCAGGGCGGCACCGTGCGCAACATCCTGATGGCCTGGGTCCTCACCCTGCCCATCACCATCCTGTTGTCGGCCGCCCTCTTCTGGCTGGCCATCACCTTCATCGTCTGA
- the mapR gene encoding GntR family transcriptional regulator MpaR (MapR regulates genes involved in Pseudomonas quinolone signal (PQS) production and anthranilate metabolism), giving the protein MKRYEKFADDIAELIRSGVLAPGQKVPSVRHASRTYGVSASTVFQAYYLLESRGLIMARARSGYFVCEHARRPLPEPQAGPREAATTEVDVSELVFSVLSSIKDPDTVPFGSAFPSPELFPLQRLARSMAHAVREMDPRSTVSDMTPGNHALRRQIALRYMVGGLPLPIEELVICNGALEALNLCLQVVTSPGDLVAIEAPAFYASLQVLERLKLKAVEIPVHPRDGIDLQVLEDSLARLPIKACWFMSNFQNPLGASLSEDKKRQLAALLAKHQVPMIEDDVYAELYFGQHAPKPVKAFDSEGLVMHCSSFSKSLAPGYRVGWVAGGRFAGQIERLKLMTSISASVPAQAAIADYLQHGGYDRHLRKLRYALETQRNAMLAAVARHLPEETRVSRPEGGYFLWLEFPEQVDSLRLFQLALAQGISIAPGPIFSATRRFGHCARLNYGHPWDNSSEQAMETLGRIIRSLLGKS; this is encoded by the coding sequence ATGAAGCGCTACGAGAAATTCGCCGACGACATCGCCGAGCTGATCCGCTCCGGGGTACTGGCCCCGGGGCAGAAGGTGCCCTCGGTGCGCCACGCCAGCCGAACCTATGGCGTCAGCGCCTCCACCGTGTTCCAGGCTTACTACCTGCTGGAGAGCCGCGGGTTGATCATGGCCCGCGCGCGCTCCGGCTACTTCGTCTGCGAACACGCGCGCCGGCCGCTGCCCGAACCCCAGGCGGGCCCCCGCGAGGCGGCCACCACCGAGGTGGACGTCAGCGAACTGGTGTTCTCCGTGCTCAGCTCCATCAAGGACCCGGACACCGTGCCCTTCGGCTCGGCCTTCCCCAGCCCGGAGCTCTTCCCCCTGCAACGTCTGGCGCGCTCCATGGCCCATGCGGTACGGGAGATGGACCCGCGCTCGACGGTGTCCGACATGACACCGGGCAACCATGCCCTGCGCCGGCAGATCGCCCTGCGCTACATGGTTGGCGGCCTGCCGCTGCCCATCGAGGAGCTGGTGATCTGCAACGGCGCCCTGGAAGCCCTGAACCTCTGCCTGCAGGTGGTGACCAGCCCCGGTGACCTGGTGGCCATCGAGGCACCGGCCTTCTACGCCAGCCTGCAGGTGCTGGAGCGGCTCAAGCTCAAGGCGGTGGAAATCCCCGTGCATCCCCGCGACGGCATCGACCTGCAGGTGCTGGAAGACAGCCTGGCGCGCCTGCCGATCAAGGCCTGCTGGTTCATGAGCAACTTCCAGAACCCGCTGGGGGCGAGCCTCAGCGAAGACAAGAAACGCCAGTTGGCGGCACTCCTGGCCAAACACCAGGTGCCGATGATCGAAGACGACGTCTACGCCGAACTGTACTTCGGCCAGCACGCGCCCAAACCGGTGAAGGCCTTCGACAGCGAAGGCCTGGTGATGCATTGCAGTTCCTTCTCCAAGAGCCTGGCACCCGGCTACCGGGTGGGCTGGGTAGCCGGAGGGCGTTTTGCCGGGCAGATCGAACGGCTCAAGTTGATGACCAGCATCTCCGCCTCGGTGCCAGCCCAGGCGGCGATCGCCGACTACCTGCAACACGGCGGCTACGACCGCCACCTGCGCAAGTTGCGCTACGCCCTGGAAACCCAGCGCAACGCCATGCTGGCCGCCGTGGCACGACACCTCCCCGAGGAAACCCGCGTCAGCCGCCCGGAAGGGGGTTACTTCCTGTGGCTGGAGTTCCCCGAGCAGGTGGACTCCCTGCGCCTGTTCCAACTGGCCCTGGCCCAGGGCATCAGCATCGCGCCGGGCCCCATTTTTTCCGCGACACGGCGTTTCGGCCATTGCGCACGCCTCAACTATGGCCATCCCTGGGACAACTCCAGCGAACAGGCAATGGAAACTCTCGGGCGGATTATCAGATCACTTCTGGGTAAGTCCTGA
- the ccoG gene encoding cytochrome c oxidase accessory protein CcoG: MSERIPVQVIEVTPSLPPIANKPLSASVGPVHTRRFSGFYRDLRRVGAGLLCLLFFGTLWLDWDGRQAVLWSLDDSKFYIFGATFWPQDFILLSGLLIICAFGLFFITVFAGRVWCGYTCPQSVWTWIFMWCEQVTEGDRNQRIKLAAAPWSAAKLLRRTAKHGLWLAISLATAITFVGYFTPVRELVADLATWEVGGTALFWVIFFAAATYINAGWMREQVCIHMCPYARFQSVMFDKDTLIVSYDAARGESRGPRKKDSDPKAQGLGDCIDCQMCVQVCPTGIDIRDGLQIACIGCAACIDACDSIMERMGYAPGLVGYSSERALEGGRTRLLRPRLIGYASALLLMIVALVWMGATRSQLSVDVIKDRGMFRENAAGEIENIYNLKLINKTQRDQRFVIELADAPGFRLQGEHEVGIKAGEIISLPVSVARTDDSGPAGSRPLRFVVRSLDDPDSQASAGSTFVSPRR, translated from the coding sequence ATGAGCGAACGAATTCCGGTGCAGGTCATAGAGGTCACCCCCAGCCTGCCCCCCATTGCGAACAAACCCCTTTCCGCCTCCGTCGGACCTGTCCACACCCGCCGCTTCAGCGGCTTCTACCGTGACCTGCGCCGCGTCGGCGCGGGCCTGCTGTGCCTGTTGTTCTTCGGCACCCTGTGGCTCGACTGGGACGGTCGCCAGGCGGTGCTCTGGAGCCTGGACGACAGCAAGTTCTACATCTTCGGCGCCACCTTCTGGCCCCAGGACTTCATCCTGCTGTCGGGGCTCCTGATCATCTGCGCCTTCGGCCTGTTTTTCATCACGGTGTTCGCCGGCCGCGTCTGGTGCGGCTACACCTGCCCGCAGAGCGTCTGGACCTGGATCTTCATGTGGTGCGAGCAGGTCACCGAAGGCGACCGCAACCAGCGCATCAAGCTGGCCGCCGCGCCCTGGAGCGCCGCCAAGCTGTTACGCCGCACAGCCAAGCACGGGCTCTGGCTGGCCATCAGCCTGGCCACCGCCATCACCTTCGTCGGCTACTTCACCCCGGTGCGCGAGCTGGTGGCCGACCTGGCTACCTGGGAAGTGGGCGGCACCGCGCTGTTCTGGGTGATCTTCTTCGCCGCCGCCACCTACATAAATGCAGGGTGGATGCGCGAGCAGGTGTGCATCCACATGTGCCCCTATGCGCGCTTCCAGAGCGTGATGTTCGACAAGGACACCCTGATCGTTTCCTACGATGCCGCCCGCGGCGAATCCCGTGGCCCGCGCAAGAAGGACAGCGACCCGAAGGCCCAGGGCCTGGGCGACTGCATCGACTGCCAGATGTGCGTGCAGGTGTGCCCCACCGGCATCGACATCCGCGATGGCCTGCAGATCGCCTGCATCGGCTGCGCCGCCTGCATCGACGCCTGCGACTCGATCATGGAGCGCATGGGCTACGCCCCTGGCCTCGTGGGCTACTCCTCGGAGCGCGCCCTGGAGGGTGGCCGGACCCGGCTGCTGCGGCCACGCCTGATCGGTTACGCCAGCGCCCTGCTGCTGATGATCGTCGCCCTGGTCTGGATGGGCGCCACCCGTTCGCAGCTGTCGGTGGACGTGATCAAGGACCGTGGCATGTTCCGCGAAAACGCCGCCGGCGAGATCGAGAACATCTACAACCTCAAGCTGATCAACAAGACCCAGCGCGACCAGCGCTTCGTCATCGAACTGGCCGACGCGCCCGGCTTCCGCCTGCAGGGTGAGCATGAGGTGGGCATCAAGGCCGGCGAGATCATCTCGTTGCCGGTCTCGGTTGCGCGGACCGACGACAGCGGCCCGGCCGGGTCCCGTCCGCTGCGTTTCGTGGTGCGCAGCCTCGACGATCCGGACAGCCAGGCCAGCGCCGGCAGCACTTTCGTCAGCCCGAGGCGCTGA
- a CDS encoding helix-turn-helix transcriptional regulator, translated as MAHELTLDEFSGMLGNLYQGPLEDIPWATFLNQLNQYLQSKYVTFILRPPSEHSEGLMVNTTGSSSEVTASYNKHFFALDPFVGLPNRQVVTNSEFLSRVDWEESEFFKSFLEPVGVFHILGADIRTSDGAQCRIRVSRGREDAEFTADDKALVAQFIPHLERSIQIHTQLNRIETERNLYAGAVDQLAVGTIILDEDGKVLQTNRVAERLLQDKDGLKLVNEGLQVGNPRDTQEFRRLVKQALQSQKNNLPSVVEALRVQRPSGKADLGIIVRSVPLSAWNEGKQCPSVVIFISDPEQESSAPQEIVKALFDLTPAEAQLAMLLANGLTLDEASDALGISRNTARAHLRSTFSKTGVTRQTMLVRLILRSVATLG; from the coding sequence ATGGCACACGAACTCACGCTCGACGAATTCAGCGGGATGCTCGGCAACCTCTATCAGGGGCCGCTAGAAGACATTCCCTGGGCAACCTTCCTCAACCAATTGAACCAGTACCTGCAAAGCAAGTACGTCACCTTCATCCTGCGCCCGCCGAGCGAGCACTCCGAAGGCCTGATGGTCAACACCACGGGCAGCTCCTCCGAGGTGACGGCCTCCTACAACAAGCACTTCTTCGCCCTCGACCCCTTCGTCGGCCTGCCCAACCGGCAGGTGGTCACCAATAGCGAATTCCTTTCGCGCGTGGACTGGGAGGAGTCGGAGTTTTTCAAGAGCTTCCTGGAGCCGGTGGGGGTGTTCCACATCCTCGGTGCGGACATCCGCACCAGCGACGGCGCCCAGTGCCGCATCCGCGTCAGCCGTGGCCGCGAGGACGCGGAGTTCACCGCAGACGACAAGGCGCTGGTGGCGCAGTTCATCCCGCACCTGGAACGCTCCATCCAGATCCACACCCAGCTGAACCGCATCGAGACCGAGCGCAACCTCTACGCCGGCGCGGTGGATCAGCTGGCGGTGGGCACCATCATCCTCGACGAGGACGGCAAGGTGCTGCAGACCAACCGCGTGGCCGAGCGCCTGCTGCAGGACAAGGACGGCCTGAAGCTGGTCAACGAAGGCCTGCAGGTGGGCAATCCACGGGATACCCAGGAATTCCGCCGCCTGGTGAAACAGGCCCTGCAATCGCAGAAGAACAACCTGCCCTCGGTGGTGGAGGCGCTGCGGGTACAACGGCCCTCGGGCAAGGCCGACCTCGGGATCATCGTGCGCTCGGTGCCGCTGTCGGCCTGGAACGAAGGCAAGCAGTGCCCCTCGGTGGTGATCTTCATCAGCGATCCTGAGCAGGAGTCCAGCGCGCCCCAGGAGATCGTCAAGGCGCTGTTCGATCTCACCCCGGCCGAAGCCCAGCTGGCGATGCTGCTGGCCAACGGCCTGACCCTGGACGAAGCCTCCGACGCCCTCGGCATCAGCCGCAACACCGCCCGCGCGCACCTGCGCTCGACCTTCTCCAAGACCGGGGTGACGCGGCAGACCATGCTGGTGCGGCTGATCCTGCGCAGCGTGGCGACCCTGGGTTGA
- a CDS encoding Rieske 2Fe-2S domain-containing protein — translation MSTLHRIEARQLEPRFARGWHCLGLAEQYRDGKAHRLDVFGTRLVAFAGEDGQIRILDGFCPHMGADLSQGCVEGDAIRCPFHEWRWRADGVCDDIPYAKRIPPRAKIKSWPVSEQNQLLFVWNDPEGNAPIEEQAIPRIDACFSDDWADWEVAELKIDTNCRELIDNISDMAHFDAVHGTDLNHFSNTFERHMAVQVMRGSSARLSGDSELTTVATYYGPAYQITEMTGAMDGVSIHSILLNCHVPIDLHSFTLRYGVLVKKVPGLTDEQNREMARAYVAQAQAAFYEDVAIWHSKTRVDNPLLCDGDGPVYQLRKWYEQFYTDVAELPAALAEARSYVVLDIVETA, via the coding sequence ATGAGCACCCTGCACCGCATCGAAGCCCGGCAGCTGGAACCCCGCTTCGCCCGTGGCTGGCACTGCCTGGGACTGGCCGAGCAGTACCGCGATGGCAAGGCCCACCGCCTGGACGTATTCGGCACCCGCCTGGTGGCCTTCGCCGGCGAGGACGGGCAGATCCGTATCCTCGACGGCTTCTGCCCGCACATGGGCGCCGACCTCAGCCAGGGTTGCGTCGAGGGCGACGCCATCCGCTGCCCCTTCCATGAATGGCGCTGGCGCGCCGACGGGGTCTGCGACGACATCCCCTACGCCAAACGCATTCCGCCCCGGGCGAAGATCAAGTCCTGGCCGGTGTCGGAACAGAACCAGCTGCTGTTCGTCTGGAACGACCCGGAAGGCAACGCGCCGATCGAGGAGCAGGCCATCCCGCGCATCGACGCCTGCTTCAGCGACGACTGGGCGGACTGGGAAGTGGCGGAACTGAAGATCGACACCAACTGCCGCGAGCTGATCGACAACATCTCGGACATGGCGCACTTCGACGCCGTGCACGGCACCGACCTCAACCACTTCAGCAACACCTTCGAGCGGCACATGGCGGTGCAGGTGATGCGCGGCAGCAGCGCGCGGCTGTCCGGCGACAGCGAGTTGACCACGGTGGCCACCTACTATGGCCCGGCCTATCAGATCACCGAGATGACCGGTGCCATGGACGGCGTGTCCATCCACTCGATCCTGCTCAACTGCCACGTGCCCATCGACCTCCACAGCTTCACCCTGCGCTACGGCGTGCTGGTGAAGAAGGTTCCCGGCCTGACCGACGAACAGAACCGCGAGATGGCGCGCGCCTACGTGGCCCAGGCCCAGGCCGCCTTCTATGAGGACGTGGCCATCTGGCACAGCAAGACCCGCGTGGACAACCCGCTGCTGTGCGACGGCGATGGCCCGGTCTACCAGCTGCGCAAGTGGTACGAGCAGTTCTACACCGACGTCGCCGAACTCCCGGCCGCGCTGGCCGAGGCCCGCTCCTACGTCGTCCTGGATATCGTCGAAACCGCCTGA
- a CDS encoding SDR family NAD(P)-dependent oxidoreductase, producing MRIERGLVAVITGAAGGIGHGLAQEAGARGLRLVLSDVDGQRLAALVDNLQGQGVEVAGLAADVGDPAQLDALRDLAVQRFGGVDLLFNNAGVMQTGFSWEIDAARWQSLLAINLGGVINGIRSFMPLLLGQQRPAQVINTASLAGLVCSPMLGPYTVSKQAVVALSETLHYELAALQSQVSAAVLCPGPVASEIMASNQASNQASNQAAGEATGQLDALLDSSIRQGMDPRALACEVFAGIEAGRFWLLPHKNFKPALERRLNSILEETNPVFEMADA from the coding sequence ATGCGAATCGAACGAGGCCTGGTGGCGGTGATTACCGGTGCGGCCGGCGGCATAGGCCACGGCCTGGCGCAAGAGGCCGGCGCGCGTGGCCTGCGCCTGGTACTGAGCGATGTGGACGGGCAGCGCCTGGCGGCCCTTGTGGATAACTTGCAAGGGCAGGGGGTGGAAGTCGCCGGCCTGGCCGCCGACGTCGGCGACCCGGCGCAACTGGACGCCCTGCGCGACCTGGCCGTACAGCGCTTTGGCGGCGTCGACCTGCTGTTCAACAACGCCGGGGTGATGCAGACCGGTTTCAGCTGGGAGATCGATGCGGCACGCTGGCAAAGCCTGCTGGCCATCAACCTGGGCGGCGTGATCAACGGCATCCGCAGCTTCATGCCGCTGCTGCTCGGCCAGCAGCGCCCGGCCCAGGTGATCAACACCGCGTCCCTCGCCGGACTGGTCTGCAGCCCCATGCTCGGTCCCTACACCGTCAGCAAGCAGGCGGTGGTGGCCCTGTCAGAAACCCTGCATTACGAACTGGCCGCCTTGCAGTCACAGGTTAGCGCGGCGGTGCTTTGCCCGGGCCCCGTGGCCAGCGAAATCATGGCCTCCAACCAGGCCTCCAACCAGGCCTCCAACCAGGCCGCCGGCGAGGCCACCGGACAACTCGATGCCCTGCTCGACAGCAGCATCCGCCAGGGCATGGACCCGCGCGCGCTGGCCTGCGAAGTCTTCGCCGGCATCGAGGCCGGGCGCTTCTGGCTGCTGCCCCACAAGAACTTCAAACCGGCGCTGGAACGGCGCCTGAACAGCATTCTCGAGGAGACCAACCCGGTCTTCGAGATGGCCGACGCCTAA
- a CDS encoding alpha/beta hydrolase gives MSLDPQIAAVLQQFSQAPEPDYDQLDPQQYRHFCDNLMPPLPGERLFEVRNLRLAGAEGELDARLYRPEDRDDLPLLVFFHGGGFVIGTLDTHDNLCRSLARLSQAVVVSVAYRLAPEQPFPAAPLDCYQATCDLVARAGELGFDASRLAVAGDSAGGNLAIAVGRLARLNKGPHIAYQCLFYPCTDAGCDSASHEAFAEGYLLSREQMRWFWRQYLPQPALAGDALASPLRAEDLAGSPPTTLVSAEYDPLRDEGEAFARRLQEAGVPVRLERADGMIHGFVSMAAFVGKAQAVLESAAADLRRALN, from the coding sequence ATGTCCCTCGACCCGCAGATCGCCGCCGTGCTCCAGCAGTTCAGCCAGGCGCCGGAGCCGGATTACGACCAGCTCGATCCCCAGCAGTACCGCCATTTCTGCGACAACCTCATGCCGCCGCTGCCCGGCGAGCGCCTGTTCGAGGTGCGCAACCTGCGCCTGGCCGGCGCCGAGGGCGAGCTCGACGCGCGCCTCTATCGTCCGGAGGATCGTGACGACCTGCCCCTGCTGGTGTTCTTCCACGGTGGCGGCTTCGTCATCGGCACCCTCGATACCCACGACAACCTGTGCCGCAGCCTCGCCCGCCTGAGCCAGGCGGTGGTCGTCTCGGTGGCTTACCGGCTGGCACCGGAGCAGCCCTTCCCGGCCGCGCCCCTGGACTGCTACCAGGCCACCTGCGACCTGGTGGCGCGCGCCGGGGAACTCGGCTTCGACGCCAGCCGCCTGGCCGTGGCCGGCGACAGCGCCGGGGGCAACCTGGCCATCGCGGTGGGGCGCCTGGCCCGACTGAACAAGGGCCCGCATATCGCTTACCAGTGCCTGTTCTACCCTTGCACCGACGCCGGCTGCGACAGCGCCTCACACGAGGCCTTCGCCGAGGGCTACCTGCTCAGCCGCGAACAGATGCGCTGGTTCTGGCGCCAGTACCTGCCGCAGCCCGCGCTGGCCGGCGACGCCCTGGCGTCGCCCTTGCGCGCAGAGGACCTGGCCGGCTCGCCGCCCACCACCCTGGTCAGCGCCGAGTACGACCCCCTGCGCGACGAGGGCGAGGCCTTCGCCCGGCGCCTGCAGGAGGCCGGGGTGCCGGTCCGCCTGGAGCGCGCCGACGGCATGATCCATGGCTTCGTCAGCATGGCTGCCTTCGTCGGCAAGGCCCAGGCCGTGCTGGAGTCCGCCGCCGCCGACCTGCGTCGGGCATTGAACTGA